The stretch of DNA TCCTTGGCCACCACATCAAGCCAAGCGGTGCGCGGCTCGGCGCCGATGAAGCAGCACAGCCGGTCGGCGTTCACCGTCTCCTTCTCACCGCTCTGCTTGTTGAGCAGCACCAGCCCCGTGAGGTGGTTGTCCTCGCCGAGCGTGTCGACGACCTCGGTACACACCCGGACGTTGATGTTGTCGTTCTTCTCGATCTGCTGGATCAAGTAGTAGGACATCGACGCCTCGAGTGACGGCCCTCGCACAAGCAGGGTCACCGATTTCGCCGTCTTCGACATGAACATCGCGGCCTGGCCTGCCGAGTTCGCGCCGCCGACGATGTACACGTCCTCGCCCGCGCATTCAGTGGAGTCCGACACCGATGCGCCGTAGTACACGCCGCGGCCGATGTAGTTGCAGGCGCCGTCGTCGGGGTCGTCCCAACACCCGGGGACGCCCTGCAGCTGGCGGTAGGAAACGCCGGTGGCGAGGATGACCGCCTGCGCAGCGATGGTGCTGCCGTCGGCGAATTCGATCGTGCGCGCCGTGCCGCTGTCACCGGCGTGCAGCTTGACGGCCTTACGGGTGGTGATGACCTCCGCGCCGAAGCGCTCGGCCTGGCGGCGTGCCGACGTGGTCAGCTCGGCGCCAGAAACGCCCATCTCGAAGCCGAGATAGTTCTCGATCCTCGAGCTGCGACCGGCCTGTCCACCCGTCGTGGTCTCCTCGATCAGCACGGTCTTCAGGCCCTCCGAGGCGCCGTACACCGCGGCAGCGAGGCCGGCCGGTCCGCCACCGATGACCGCGAGTTCGTACATCTCCAGCGACGGGGTGGTGGACAGCCCGAGCATGCCGGCCAGGTCTTCATCGGTCGGCTCGACCAACGTCTCGCCCTGTTCGGTGATGACGACTGGCAGCTGGAAGCCGTCCAGGCCCGCCGCGTCCAGCAGTTGCTTGCCCTTGGGCTCGTCGGCCGTGAAAGAACGGAACGAGTGCTGGTTGCGGGCCAGGAACTGGCGCACCTGCCACGACCGTTCGTTCCAGCGGTGCCCGATCACCTTGGTGTGCGGGATCGCGCGGTCGCCGGTGGCGTGCCACGCCTCGAGCAGCCCGTCGACCACCGGGTACAACTTCTCTTCGGGCGGGTCCCAGGGCTTGAGCAGGTAGTGGTCCAGGTCGACGACGTTGATCGCGTCGATCGCGGCGTGGGTGTCGGCATACGCCGTCAACAGCACCCGGCGCGCGAGGGGGTAAATGTCCATTGCCTCTTCGAGGAACTCGATGCCGCTCATCTGCGGCATCCGGTAGTCGGCGACGAACACGGCGACGGTGTCACCACGCAACTTGAGTTCGTTGAGGGTTTCCAGGGCATCGGGGCCCGACTCGGCCCGGACGATGCGGTAGCGGTCGCCGTAGTGGCGCCGCAGGTCGCGCGCGACGGCGCGGGACACCGCGGGGTCGTCGTCGACAGTCAGTATTACGGGTTTTCGGGGAGCAGAGACCGGTGCAGTCATCGGTTATCAGTATGCTCCCGTCGTCCAGCGGTTATTGGGCCACCTTGGATGCGATTACCTGGTACTTCGGCGATTTTGGGGCACGCCGCCGAGCAGGTAGTATGGACCAACGGTGCGGCTTCCGCGCCGGCTCTTGCGTGCTCTCTGCGATCGGAATTGCTGGAATTTCTGGCTACAGGTCCACGTTTTGTAGTCGGTCGAAAAGCTGCGCCAGCAAGGCGCCAACGATCTACAGGACACGGAGGATCTCCGAAAGATAATGGCCAAGAAAGACGGTGCCATCGAGGTCGAGGGCCGCGTGGTCGAGCCCCTGCCCAATGCGATGTTCCGCATTGAGCTGGAGAACGGACACAAGGTGCTTGCCCACATCAGCGGCAAGATGCGGCAGCACTACATCCGCATCCTGCCCGAGGACCGCGTCGTGGTGGAGTTGTCTCCCTACGACCTGTCCCGGGGCCGCATCGTTTATCGGTACAAGTAAGACGACACAGAGAACAGGATCGACCGAGCCGTGAAGGTGAACCCGAGCGTAAAGCCCATCTGCGACAAGTGCAGGGTGATCCGTCGGCATGGGCGGGTCATGGTGATCTGCTCAGATCCGCGCCACAAGCAGAGACAAGGCTGAGTCGGCGATGAGCGCTGGCGCGAAGATCAGATAGTCGCGTTTCCGCTCGACCCAACCCGCCCTCCTCGGATCGCGACCGACAACTTAATGACGAAATCCCAGTACCACTGAGCGGATTGGCCGCTCACCACGTCCGGCACGGAGGCCGGACCCCATCAGATGAGGGAACGGACTGGGACCAGACCTCCGCATAGAAGAAGGAACACCGCCTGATGGCACGCCTCGTGGGCGTCGATCTCCCGCGCGATAAGCGCATGGAGATCGCCCTGACCTACATCTACGGCATCGGCCGTACCCGCTCCCAGGAGATCCTGGAAGCCACCGGCATCGACCGGAACCTGCGCACCAAGGACCTGACCGACGATCAGGTCACCCAGCTGCGCGACTACATCGAAGGCAACCTCAAGGTCGAGGGCGACCTGCGCCGTGAGGTCCAGGCCGACATTCGCCGCAAGATCGAGATCGGCTGCTACCAGGGCCTGCGGCACCGCCGCGGCCTGCCGGTGCGCGGCCAGCGGACCAAGACCAATGCGCGCACCCGCAAGGGCCCGAAGCGCACCATCGCCGGCAAGAAGAAGGCCAGGTAAGTAGATGCCACCAGCAAAAAAGGGTGCCGCTGCTCCTAAGAAGGGGCAGAAGACCCGCCGCAGGGAAAAGAAGAACGTCCCGCACGGCGCCGCGCACATCAAGAGCACGTTCAACAACACGATCGTTTCGATCACCGACCCGCAGGGCAACGTCATCGCCTGGGCGTCGTCGGGTCACGTCGGCTTCAAGGGTTCGCGCAAGTCGACCCCGTTCGCCGCGCAGCTGGCCGCCGAGAACGCCGCCCGCAAGGCGCAGGAGCACGGCGTGAAGAAGGTCGACGTGTTCGTGAAGGGCCCGGGTTCGGGCCGTGAGACCGCCATCCGGTCGCTGCAGGCCGCCGGCCTCGAGGTCGGCGCCATTTCCGACGTCACGCCGCAGCCGCACAACGGCTGCCGTCCGCCCAAGCGGCGCCGGGTCTAGAAGGAGACAGACTTATGGCTCGTTACACCGGACCTGCCACCCGCAAGTCGCGTCGCCTCGGCGTCGACCTGGTCGGTGGCGATCAGTCGTTCGAGAAGCGTCCCTACCCGCCCGGTCAGCATGGCCGCGCCCGGGTCAAGGAAAGCGAATACCGTCAGCAGCTGCAGGAGAAGCAGAAGGCTCGCTTCACCTACGGCGTGATGGAAAAGCAGTTCCGCAAGTACTACGAAGAGGCCGTGCGCCGTCCCGGCAAGACGGGTGAGGAACTGCTGCAGATCCTTGAAAGCCGGTTGGACAACGTGATCTACCGTTCCGGCCTGGCCCGGACCCGCCGGATGGCGCGTCAGCTGGTCAGCCACGGTCACTTCACCGTCAACGGCGTGAAGGTCAACATCCCCAGCTACCGGGTGTCGCAGTACGACATCATCGACATCAAGGACAAGTCGCTCAACACGCTGCCTTTCGAGGTGGCGCGCGAGACCGCTGGCGACCGTCCGATCCCGGGTTGGTTGCAGGTTGTTGGCGAGCGCCAGCGCGTGCTGGTGCACCAGCTGCCCGAGCGCGCGCAGATCGACGTGCCGCTCACCGAGCAGCTGATCGTCGAGTTCTACTCGAAGTAACGACTTCTGCCGCGGCAACCGTCGCGGGAGAAACCCAACGGCATCAAATAGCGGGTGCCGAGGAGGAGAAGAAGAAAAATGCTGATTTCTCAGCGACCCACACTGTCCGAAGAAGTCAAGTCGGAGAACCGGTCCCAGTTCGTCATTGAGCCGCTGGAGCCCGGATTCGGTTACACGCTTGGCAATTCGCTTCGGCGCACGCTGCTGTCGTCCATCCCGGGCGCGGCGGTCACCAGCATCCGCATCGACGGTGTGCTGCACGAGTTCACCACTGTCCCAGGTGTGAAGGAAGACGTCACCGACATCATCCTGAACCTCAAGGGTCTGGTCGTGTCGTCCGAAGAGGACGAGCCGGTCACCATGTACCTGCGCAAGCAGGGCCCGGGTGAGGTCACCGCGGGGGACATCGTCCCGCCTGCCGGTGTGACAGTGCACAACCCGGAGATGCACATAGCGACGCTGAACGACAAGGGCAAACTCGAGGTCGAGCTCGTCGTCGAGCGCGGCCGTGGCTACGTGCCTGCCGTGCAGAACAAGGCGTCCGGCGCCGAAATCGGCCGTATCCCAGTCGATTCCATCTACTCGCCGGTGCTCAAGGTCACCTACAAGGTGGAGGCCACCCGTGTCGAGCAGCGTACCGACTTCGACAAGCTGATTCTCGACGTCGAGACCAAGAATTCGATCACCGCTCGCGACGCGCTCGCGTCGGCGGGCAAGACGCTGGTCGAATTGTTCGGTCTGGCACGCGAACTCAACGTCGAGGCCGAGGGCATCGAGATCGGGCCGTCGCCGGCCGAGGCCGACCACATCGCCAGCTTCGCGCTGCCGATCGACGACCTCGACCTCACGGTGCGGTCCTACAACTGCCTCAAGCGCGAGGGTGTGCACACGGTGGGCGAGCTCGTCGCCCGCACGGAGTCCGATCTGCTGGACATCCGCAACTTCGGCCAGAAGTCCATCGATGAGGTGAAGATCAAGCTGCACCAGTTGGGTCTGTCGCTCAAGGACAGCCCGGCCACGTTTGATCCGTCCGAGGTCGCCGGTTACGACGTTGCCACCGGCACCTGGAACAGCGACGCCGGCTACGACCTGGACGACAACCAGGACTACGCCGAAACCGAACAGCTCTAGAGAAAACCCGTCCCGGTCCTACCTGATACGGGGACCGGCCCCAATTAGGAGTAGCAATGCCCAAGCCCACCAAGGGTCCTCGCCTCGGCGGGTCGTCCTCACACCAGAAGGCGCTGTTGGCCAACCTGGCCACGTCGCTCTTCGAGCACGGCCGGATCAAGACGACCGAGCCCAAGGCTCGGGCGTTGCGCCCCTATGCGGAGAAGCTCATCACCCACGCCAAGAAGGGTGCGCTGCACAATCGGCGCGAGGTGATGAAGAAGATCCGCGACAAGGACGTGGTCCACGCGCTGTTCGCCGAGATCGCACCGTTCTACGCCGACCGCGAGGGCGGCTACACCCGCATCATCAAGGTGGAGGCACGCAAGGGCGACAACGCCCCGATGGCCGTCATCGAGTTGGTGCGCGAGAAGACGGTGACTTCGGAGGCCAACCGTGCCCGCCGTGCAGCGGGCTCGAAGAAGGCAGCACCTGCGAAGGCGGTGGCGGCCGACGAGGTTGTCGCCGATGCTCCCGCCGAGGAAACCGTTGACGAGGTCAAGGCGGAAGACGCTGCCATCGAGGACGCTCAGACCGCCGAGGCGGCCGAAGAGGTTGCCGAAGCTGAAGCCGAGGACAAGGCCGACGACGCCAAGTAGTGAAGCTGTGAACGAACCCGCCATCGATTCCGGTGGCGGGTTTGTTCGTCTTCGGCTCGATATCGCTTACGACGGAACCGAATTCGCTGGATGGGCGGTTCAGGCCGGCCAGCGGACCGTGGCCGGTGTTCTCGACGAGGCGCTATCGACGGTGTTCCGGGTACCGGTGGTCCTGCGCGCGGCTGGCCGCACCGACGCAGGTGTGCATGCGACGGGTCAGGTCGCTCACGTTGACGTGCCCGCCGATGCGTTAGTGCATGGCTACCCCCGCACCAGCCGCGAGGGCGACAGTGAGTTCTTGCCGCTCGTGCGACGGCTCGGGCGGTTCTTGCCTGCAGATGTACGTGTCGTCGACATAGACCGTGCCGCAGCGGGTTTCGACGCTCGGTTCTCGGCGTTGCGTCGCCATTACGTCTATCGGATCTCGACCGCGCCGTACGGCGTTGAGCCGCAGGAGGCGCGCTTCGTGACGGCATGGCCGAGGCCGCTCGACGTCGACGCGATGTCGGCCGCGTCCCGAAACCTGGTGGGGCTGCACAACTTCGCCGCGTTCTGCCGTCACCGTGAGGGCGCCACGACGATTCGCGATCTGCAGCGGCTGGACTGGTCCCGCGACGGCGACCGCGTCACCGCATACGTCAGCGCAGACGCGTTCTGCTGGTCGATGGTGCGGTCATTGGTCGGTGCCCTGCTGGCGGTCGGCGAACATCGACGCGAACCTGGTTGGTGCGCAGGGCTGTTGACGTCGACCCAGAGATCAAGCGATTTCGCCGGAGCGCCCCCGCAGGGCCTGACCCTCGTCGGCGTCGACTACCCTCCCGACGACCAACTCGAGGCGCGCACGAAGGTCACGCGCGAACTCCGGGTGGTCGACTAGATCCGGCCAGCGACGAAGTCGGCGGCCTGATTCGCCATGCCGGCGCTGATGTAGGCGCTGGCGAGGTGGGCAGGCCAGTTGTCTTGCCACGTGTCGGGGTCGGCAGGGTTGCAGATCGGGTCGGCGCCGTGGCACAACTCGATGGTCCGCTCGCTGTAGAGGGGGTTGAAGTTCGTGATCGGCCCTACCCACGCGGATCCGTTGCCGAACAGCGCGACCGCAGCGATGTGGGTATCCGCGCCGTCCGGCAACGGGTTCTTGAAGCCGAAGAAGTTGAACGGCAACGCAAGGACGACGTCGGTGACGGCCGCGCCCAGCGAGTAGCCGCCCAGCACCAAGCGGGTATCGGGGCAGTTGTTCATCATCGACTGGATGTGTGCGCTCATGTCGTTGGCGCCGACGTCGATCTGATTGTCGGCGGGATACTGCACCGCGTAGACGCCGATGTTCTTGTTCGTCTTCGAACGCAGCGCGCTGATGAACGCGTTTCCGAGGACACCGACACCCGGCGACTCGAGTCGGCCGCGGGCGAAGACGACCTCGACCGCCGGGCAGGCGGCAGACGCCGACGGGACGGCACCCGGCACCGGCACTGCGGTCGATGCGATCAGCCCGGCAGCGGCCAGAACCACTGCAGCGGCAACGAATGCGATTCGACGGGTCCACCGAGCGTCAAGATCAATCCCCACTTGGGCGATCCTAACGGAATGCTGTGAGCGTAGCCGTCAATTTGTTGCAGCCCTAGAGCAGGCCCGCGGCGAAACCGGCCGCCTGGCTGGTCGGCCCGCCCACATAGGAGCGGTGGGAAGCCAAGCTCTCACCGTTGGTCTGGCAGATCGGGTCACCGCCGTTGCACAAGTCGATGGACCTGCCACCCCACACCGGGCTGACCGTGAGGGGCAGGCCAAGTTTGGCGGACGGATTGCCGAATACCGCGATGGCCGCGACATGGTCGGGCACGTTGGGCGGTAGCGGGTTGTTGAAGCCGATGACGGGGATCGGCACCGCGCTGATGACGTCGATCACGGCGGCGCCCTGCGAGTAACCGCCCAGCACCAGCCTGGTGTTGGGGCAGTTGTCTGCCATGAACTGGATGTGGCCGCTGGCGTCATTGGCCCCGTCGGCCGCGGCCAGGAAGTCGAAACTCGCGGGGTAGTTCACCGCATATGCGCCGACGGACCTACCGGCGACCTTGCTGCGCAAGGAGTCGACGAACGCGCCGCCGACATTCCCAAGGCCTGGGGCGTCATTGGTGCCGCGGGCGAAGACCACCTCGATGTCGGGACAGTCGTCGGCCGATGCGACGCCGATTGGCATTGGCGACACCGCTGGTGCGATGAGGGCGGCGGAAGCACTCAGAACGGCAGCCGCCGACGCGGTGATCGAGTGGCGAATTCGATTCGAAGGCACACCGAATTTTAGCGGCTAGGCAGGCTAAATTATGCGCGCGACATAGTTGGCGGCCTGATCTGTCAGGCCTGCGCTCACATAATCGCTGTGAGCGAACGGATTGCGGCCACGCGAGCAGATCGGATCGCCGTCCTTGCACAAGTCGATCGCCCGGCCTCCGAACACGGAGCTCGTGATCGGATTGCTGAACTTCGTCGCAGGGTTGCCGAACACCGCGACGGCGGCGACATTCTGGACCAGGTTGCTCGCAAGTGGGGGTGCCGAACCGATCTCGCCGATCTTGTTACCAAGCGGCGGAATGCCGGCCAGCATGTCGACGACCGCGGCGCCTTGCGAATATCCGCCGAGCACCAGCTTCGTCGACGGGCAGGAGGCAGCCATGGTCGCGATGCGGGTGGCCGCGTCATTGGCGCCGTCTGCTGCGGCGAGGAAGTCGTAGCTCGCGGGGTAGTTGACGGCGTAGGTGGTGAGGGTGCGACCGCCCACCAACCCTCGCAGCGTGTCAGCGAATGCCTGGCCGGGGTTTCCGAGGCCGGGTGCGTCGTTGGTGCCGCGGGCGAAGATGACCTCGATGTCGGGGCATGGATCCGCGGCCGCTGACGGGGCGACGGCGAGGGGAGTGGCCGCGCAAACCACGGCCGCGGTGATTGCGGCCAGCCGGCCTGACATCTTGAGCAAAGTCACGCGGGTCATCTTCACATATCTAGATCAGCTGCGGCGAACCGTTTCGTTACACGGCAGACTTTCCGCCAGCGTCAATTCGGCCAGCTTCTCGGTCCGGTCTCCCTGCCGAGCCAGTGCCAGCCCGACGAGGACGACGGCGCCGCCGATCGCCTGCGTCAGCGTCACTGCCTCGCCCAGCAAAACCCAGGCGGCCAGCACGGCGAACATCACCTCGGAGAGGCCGACGAGTGACGCGAACCGCGGCTGCAACCGAGCGATGCCCATGATGCCGAGGGTGTAGGCGATCGCGGTCGGAATCAGCGCCAGGGCGATGACGGGCACCAGCCACGACGTCGTCCACCCCGCGACGACGGCCTCGTTGGTGGTGAACGTCAGCGGCATCACCCCGGTGGCACCGAGCGCCGCGACCGCCGCCGCGCCGACAACAAGCCCTGCGGTCGCCAGCGTGATCGGGTCCAGGCCGTCCCCGTCGGTTGCGACCGAGGAGGACATCAGGAAGTAGCAAGCGGCGCACACGGCGGCGGCCAGCGCCCAGCTCACACCGACAAGGTTGATATGAGCGCCCGCAAAGACATTGAGTACCAACATGATTCCGGCGATTGCCAGTGCGACACCGGTCAATGTCAAGCCGCTCGGCTTGCGACGAGTGCTGGCCCAGACCCAACCGACCACCAGGATCGGGGCGGTGTACTCGAGCCAACGGGACCGCACAGTTCTGTCTTCGTTTGCACATGCAACAGGGCGCTGCCGAAACAGCCGCGGTCAACGACGGCTCGTACCCGACGAATTAGCGTTGTGCCAGCGGGCGTGCTGCGTCCGAGGGGGATCAGATGGGTGAATCGTTTATCGATTACCCCGATCGGCTGCTGAGAGGGGCAATTGGCGCAACGGCCGGGCTCGCCGTGATTGTCGGTGCCCATCTTTTCCAACCGGGGACCATGCGGGATGAGGTCACCGAGGTTTCCAATATGGGGACTTCGAGCCGAAGCCCACCGCATCTTTGGCCGACGTGCCTAGGAGCCGAGCGTCCTCCGCTGCGCGGACTCAGCACTCGCAGGCAACCCCGTCGCCATCGCGGTCCAGCTTCGGCAAATACCAGGGAGAATCCTGGGTGATGTTGCAGACGCCGTCTGCCTTGGCTTGGCTGCAGTTGCTATATGGACCTGATGCCGATGCAATTGGAGCTAACCCGATTGCAGCCGCAGCGACGAGGAACAGGGCAGAACCGAAAGTACGAAACATCTTCACTCCGTTGTGATATTGAAGTGTGGGGGACGGTCCAGAACAACTCGGGAGTCCGTCACAGGCGAAGCTATGTTGATTCTTTCCGCAACGAATCAGGTGTTTCCCTATGTTTGCTATCGCCGGATTCTGCCCTAAGGTCGTGCGGACGCAGAAATAGCAGCCCTCATGCAGAAAACGGCGCGGGAAAGGCCATTAGGCCCTGCCCCGGACCGGCGAGACTGGGTTATGGTGGCGGCCACGCATGCGAGGAGCGTGATTGCCGGTGGGTTTGTCAAAGACTTCGGGCGGCCGGGCAGCAGCCCGGCTGTCGTCCTCGTCGCTGCGCGCTGTCCATGAGCTCTTCGTCTCTGGCCAGGTCGATCTCGATTCCACGCCGTTGCGTCGTGTGGTCGCCGAGAGCTGGCGGCGCAGTCTGGCCACCGGGGTCGATCCCGACTTCGGCGGCGCACGACCTGCCGCTGAAATCGCACTGGAACGCATGCGCGCGTCACATCCGCTCGCACCAGCTCTTCCCGTCATCCGCCGCCTGCTTGTCGAAGACGCCACCGACGCCGGCGTCGTCGTCGCCGTGACCGCGGCCGACGGCACATTGCTATGGGTCGAGGGCGACCTGAAAGCCTGCCGCAAGGCTGAGCGGATGAATTTCGTGCCCGGCGCCGACTGGAGTGAGCGCGGCGCAGGCACCAACGCGCCGGGCACCGCACTCGCCCTCGACGCCGAACTTCAGATCCGCGGCACCGAGCACTTCTCACGCGTCGTCCAGCAGTGGAGCTGCACCGCGGTGCCGGTGCACGACCCCGCTACCGGCGTGCTCATCGGCGCGATCGACCTCACCGGCGGTACCCAGGTCGCCTCGGCGCAGACCCTGGCCTTGGTCCGCGCGACCGCCGTCGCGGTCGAAAACCACCTCGCCCTGCTGCGGCTCAACCAGCCCAAAGCCGAGCCGACGACCACACGCCTGACCGTGCTCGGCGCCGATCGCCCGCGCTGGCACACCGAACTCGACACCAGCGCGCTGACCGGTCGGCACGCCGACATCCTGGTCCTGCTCGCTCGCCACCCCGAGGGCCTGAGCGCTGATCACCTCGCGATGCTGCTCGACGACAAGGACCTCGACGTGGTGACGATCCGAGCCGAGATGTCGCGGCTGCGCCGCGTGATCGGCGCTGGATACATCGACTCCCGGCCGTACCGGTTGCTCAAGCCGATCACCAGCGACTACGACGACGTGCGCGAGGCACTCCACGTCGGCGACGTCGACCACGTACTGACGCATTACACCGGAGAACTGCTACCGCAGTCGGTATCGCCAGGTATTGCGCGGCTTCGTACCGAGCTCAGCGCGAGTGTGCGCGGCGCCGTCCTGGCGTCGGGAAACCTTGCGCTGCTTCGTCGTTGGCTCGATCTGCCTGAGGGGCGCGACGACCGCGATTGCTGGCGGGTGTTGTACAACCACTCGGCGCCAGGCTCGATCGTGCGCGCGCAGGCGCGCGGTCACCTCGCCGGGCTGGATCTAGACCTGGCCTAGCTGGCCGACGGTTGCAACGTCGTGCAACCGTGCTGCAACGGTGCGAAACCTACCTTCAGTGACGTCCGACACATATTCGTCGCGAAGCTAGGAGAAGCCCATGACCGTGTACGCCCGACCGGGTACCGAACGCTCGGTGATGTCGTTCAAGTCCCGGTACGAGAACTACATCGGCGGGCAGTGGGTAGCGCCCACCGCTGGCCGGTACTTCGAGAACGCCAGCCCGGTCAACGGTTTGCCGTTCTGCGAGATCCCCCGCTCCGATGAGGCCGACATCGAGAAGGCGCTCGATGCCGCCCACGCCGCCGCGCCGGCCTGGGGCAAAACGACGGCAGCCGAACGGGCGGTGATCCTCAACAAGATCGCCGACCGCATCCAGGAGAACCTCGAATCGATCGCCGTCGCCGAGTCATGGGACAACGGCAAGCCAGTACGTGAGACGCTGAACGCCGATATCCCGTTAGCCATCGACCATTTCCGGTACTTCGCCGGTGCCATCCGCGCGCAGGAGGGGTCGCTGTCGCAGATCGACGACGAAACCGTCGCCTACCACTTCCACGAACCCCTTGGCGTCGTCGGCCAGATCATCCCGTGGAACTTTCCTATCCTGATGGCCACCTGGAAGCTGGCGCCGGCGATCGCGGCGGGAAATGCCGTGGTGCTCAAGCCAGCTGAGCAGACGCCGGCCTCGATCCTGTACTTGTTCGAACTGATCGGTGATCTGCTGCCGCCCGGCGTGGTGAACATCGTCAACGGGTTCGGCCTCGAGGCGGGCAAGCCGCTTGCGTCGTCGAAGCGGATCTCCAAGATCGCGTTTACCGGTGAGACCACCACCGGTCGGCTGATCATGCAATACGCATCGCAGAACCTGATCCCCGTCACGCTGGAGCTGGGCGGCAAGAGCCCGAACATCTTCTTCAACGACGTTATGGCCCAGCACGACGACTACCAGGACAAGGCGCTCGAAGGGTTCACCATGTTCGCCCTCAACCAGGGCGAGGTCTGCACATGTCCGTCCCGCAGCCTGATTCAGGCCGACATCTTCGATGAGTTCCTTGAACTGGCCGCGATCCGCACGAAGGCGGTCCGGCAGGGTGACCCGCTGGACACCGAGACGATGATCGGCGCGCAGGCATCGGAGGACCAGATGGAAAAGATCCTGTCCTACATCGACATCGGCAAGAGGGACGGCGCAAAGCTCGTCACCGGCGGCCACCGCGCCGAACTCGGCGGCGATCTGGGCGGCGGATATTACGTCACCCCAACGGTTTTCACCGGAACCAACGATATGCGCATCTTCCAGGAGGAGATCTTCGGCCCGGTGGTGGCGGTGACGTCGTTCACCGACTACGACGACGCGATCAACATCGCCAATGACACGCTCTACGGCCTTGGTGCAGGGGTGTGGAGCCGCGACGGCAACGTCGCCTACCGAGCGGGCCGCGACATCAAGGCCGGCCGGGTGTGGACCAACTGCTACCACGCATATCCCGCGCACGCTGCGTTCGGCGGCTACAAGCAGTCGGGCATCGGCCGTGAGACCCACAAGATGATGCTCGACCACTACCAGCAGACCAAGAACCTGCTCGTCTCCTACAGCAACAAGGCCCAAGGCTTCTTCTGACAAGCGCTTGCGCGAGGAAACAAGTACCTGAGAGCCGGGACCAAAGACCCTTCAACAAAACCACTTTCACGATTGGAATGATGAAATGACCCAAACCCTTGGCGCTCACACAGCGTCCGACGTCACCGAGAGCATGCGCGCAGCCGTCGTCACCGAATTCGGCGGACCCCTACAGGTCGAAGACCTCGACCTGCCAACGCCGGGCTACGGCGAGGCATTGGTCAAACTCGAGACCTCCGGTGTGTGCCACACCGATCTCCATGCCGCGCACGGAGATTGGCCCGTCAAGCCGCGACCGCCGTTCATCCCCGGCCATGAGGGCTACGGCACCGTCGTGGCAGTCGGCGAGGGCGTCGACGACCTCGAGGTCGGCGACAAGGTTGGCA from Mycobacterium sp. JS623 encodes:
- a CDS encoding helix-turn-helix domain-containing protein, whose product is MGLSKTSGGRAAARLSSSSLRAVHELFVSGQVDLDSTPLRRVVAESWRRSLATGVDPDFGGARPAAEIALERMRASHPLAPALPVIRRLLVEDATDAGVVVAVTAADGTLLWVEGDLKACRKAERMNFVPGADWSERGAGTNAPGTALALDAELQIRGTEHFSRVVQQWSCTAVPVHDPATGVLIGAIDLTGGTQVASAQTLALVRATAVAVENHLALLRLNQPKAEPTTTRLTVLGADRPRWHTELDTSALTGRHADILVLLARHPEGLSADHLAMLLDDKDLDVVTIRAEMSRLRRVIGAGYIDSRPYRLLKPITSDYDDVREALHVGDVDHVLTHYTGELLPQSVSPGIARLRTELSASVRGAVLASGNLALLRRWLDLPEGRDDRDCWRVLYNHSAPGSIVRAQARGHLAGLDLDLA
- a CDS encoding cutinase family protein, whose product is MTRVTLLKMSGRLAAITAAVVCAATPLAVAPSAAADPCPDIEVIFARGTNDAPGLGNPGQAFADTLRGLVGGRTLTTYAVNYPASYDFLAAADGANDAATRIATMAASCPSTKLVLGGYSQGAAVVDMLAGIPPLGNKIGEIGSAPPLASNLVQNVAAVAVFGNPATKFSNPITSSVFGGRAIDLCKDGDPICSRGRNPFAHSDYVSAGLTDQAANYVARII
- the adh gene encoding aldehyde dehydrogenase, with product MTVYARPGTERSVMSFKSRYENYIGGQWVAPTAGRYFENASPVNGLPFCEIPRSDEADIEKALDAAHAAAPAWGKTTAAERAVILNKIADRIQENLESIAVAESWDNGKPVRETLNADIPLAIDHFRYFAGAIRAQEGSLSQIDDETVAYHFHEPLGVVGQIIPWNFPILMATWKLAPAIAAGNAVVLKPAEQTPASILYLFELIGDLLPPGVVNIVNGFGLEAGKPLASSKRISKIAFTGETTTGRLIMQYASQNLIPVTLELGGKSPNIFFNDVMAQHDDYQDKALEGFTMFALNQGEVCTCPSRSLIQADIFDEFLELAAIRTKAVRQGDPLDTETMIGAQASEDQMEKILSYIDIGKRDGAKLVTGGHRAELGGDLGGGYYVTPTVFTGTNDMRIFQEEIFGPVVAVTSFTDYDDAINIANDTLYGLGAGVWSRDGNVAYRAGRDIKAGRVWTNCYHAYPAHAAFGGYKQSGIGRETHKMMLDHYQQTKNLLVSYSNKAQGFF
- a CDS encoding excalibur calcium-binding domain-containing protein, which translates into the protein MFRTFGSALFLVAAAAIGLAPIASASGPYSNCSQAKADGVCNITQDSPWYLPKLDRDGDGVACEC
- a CDS encoding cutinase family protein, coding for MPIGVASADDCPDIEVVFARGTNDAPGLGNVGGAFVDSLRSKVAGRSVGAYAVNYPASFDFLAAADGANDASGHIQFMADNCPNTRLVLGGYSQGAAVIDVISAVPIPVIGFNNPLPPNVPDHVAAIAVFGNPSAKLGLPLTVSPVWGGRSIDLCNGGDPICQTNGESLASHRSYVGGPTSQAAGFAAGLL